In Mercurialis annua linkage group LG5, ddMerAnnu1.2, whole genome shotgun sequence, a single genomic region encodes these proteins:
- the LOC126680784 gene encoding protein SENSITIVITY TO RED LIGHT REDUCED 1, producing the protein MAASAKILTVDNHTRDGEWTVVLPRRGKQRRKFPKLMTPEEQQQQQGQWVPEDLESDSNRQSKLIEKMKISMKKVENSQFFRTLLEQIRTPEVLGSFQKVLGSELKMQMVIYGIGSIESYETPRIQLSAAILMKNEFSWIGDIEVFDPILSATESCVLEALGCSVLSVNEHGRRCAAKPTLFYMPHCEAELYNNLLQANWDMELLNCIALFGNSFQVYRYFSEFRNSTIVNSSRYIMSVREFTCEYKIKTDSDDYFAAFHDSSWHFFSPDQKTELHLLKN; encoded by the coding sequence ATGGCTGCTTCTGCTAAAATCCTAACTGTTGACAACCATACACGTGATGGAGAATGGACAGTTGTTTTACCCCGTCGTGGCAAACAGAGGAGAAAGTTTCCTAAGCTCATGACCCCAGAAGAACAGCAACAGCAACAGGGGCAATGGGTTCCGGAGGATCTTGAATCTGATTCAAACAGGCAGTCTAAGTTGATAGAGAAGATGAAGATTTCTATGAAGAAAGTAGAGAATTCTCAGTTCTTTCGGACCCTTTTGGAACAAATCCGGACTCCAGAAGTTTTGGGCTCTTTTCAGAAGGTTCTGGGCTCGGAGTTAAAAATGCAGATGGTAATATATGGTATTGGTAGTATTGAATCATATGAAACCCCTCGAATCCAGCTGAGCGCTGCAATCTTGATGAAAAATGAGTTTAGTTGGATTGGGGACATAGAGGTTTTTGATCCAATTCTTTCTGCTACAGAATCTTGTGTTTTGGAAGCCCTTGGTTGTTCTGTTCTATCTGTAAATGAGCATGGTCGTCGTTGTGCTGCAAAGCCAACTCTATTTTACATGCCGCATTGCGAGGCAGAGTTATACAATAATCTTCTTCAAGCAAACTGGGACATGGAGCTGTTGAATTGTATTGCATTATTTGGAAATAGCTTTCAGGTGTATCGATACTTTTCCGAGTTTAGGAACTCAACTATTGTTAATTCATCCAGGTATATTATGTCTGTTCGAGAATTCACTTGTGAGTATAAAATCAAGACAGATTCAGATGACTATTTTGCCGCATTTCATGATTCAAGTTGGCATTTTTTCAGCCCTGATCAAAAGACAGAGCTGCATTTGCTTAAAAATTGA
- the LOC126682515 gene encoding uncharacterized protein At5g39865 isoform X2 has translation MDFNGKSKPSSMASSFLNRSLTIHSTKSSPKDYVQSPSRFFNSLESMKGKVKKLCHIFEPLKAPKSILNESLIAQANKLKSVKSMGPEYNRFNYGFSNCGIRLPGTEDKIVVYLTSLRGVRRTYEDCYAVRMIFRGFRVWIDERDISMDSAYKKELQNVLGEKNVSLPQVFIRGNYVGGAEVIKLTFETGELAKVLDGFPRREPGFVCEMCGDVRFAPCGNCSGSRKVFDEDEGVPKRCLECNENGLIRCTNCCS, from the coding sequence ATGGATTTTAATGGAAAATCAAAACCTAGCTCTATGGCCTCCTCTTTTTTGAACCGTTCTCTCACAATTCATTCAACAAAATCATCCCCTAAAGATTATGTTCAATCCCCTTCAAGATTCTTTAATTCCTTGGAGTCTATGAAAGGCAAGGTTAAAAAGCTTTGTCATATCTTTGAACCGTTAAAAGCCCCGAAATCGATCCTTAATGAGTCATTGATAGCTCAGGCTAACAAGCTTAAGTCTGTGAAATCAATGGGGCCTGAATATAATAGGTTTAACTATGGATTCAGCAATTGCGGAATTCGGTTACCGGGAACTGAGGATAAAATCGTCGTTTATTTAACGAGCTTGCGTGGTGTTCGTAGGACTTATGAGGATTGTTATGCGGTTAGAATGATATTTAGAGGTTTTAGGGTGTGGATTGATGAAAGAGATATATCTATGGATTCTGCTTATAAGAAGGAATTGCAAAATGTGTTGGGAGAGAAGAATGTGAGTTTGCCACAggtttttataagggggaatTATGTTGGTGGTGCTGAGGTGATTAAGCTAACGTTTGAGACCGGGGAGTTGGCTAAAGTTCTTGACGGGTTTCCTAGAAGAGAGCCTGGTTTTGTTTGTGAAATGTGTGGGGATGTGAGGTTTGCTCCATGTGGAAATTGTAGTGGAAGTAGGAAGGTGTTTGATGAGGATGAAGGGGTGCCTAAGCGATGCTTGGAATGCAACGAGAATGGTTTGATTCGGTGCACAAATTGCTGTTCGTGA
- the LOC126682515 gene encoding uncharacterized protein At5g39865 isoform X1 yields MAEFEKSMDFNGKSKPSSMASSFLNRSLTIHSTKSSPKDYVQSPSRFFNSLESMKGKVKKLCHIFEPLKAPKSILNESLIAQANKLKSVKSMGPEYNRFNYGFSNCGIRLPGTEDKIVVYLTSLRGVRRTYEDCYAVRMIFRGFRVWIDERDISMDSAYKKELQNVLGEKNVSLPQVFIRGNYVGGAEVIKLTFETGELAKVLDGFPRREPGFVCEMCGDVRFAPCGNCSGSRKVFDEDEGVPKRCLECNENGLIRCTNCCS; encoded by the coding sequence ATGGCAGAATTTGAAAAAAGCATGGATTTTAATGGAAAATCAAAACCTAGCTCTATGGCCTCCTCTTTTTTGAACCGTTCTCTCACAATTCATTCAACAAAATCATCCCCTAAAGATTATGTTCAATCCCCTTCAAGATTCTTTAATTCCTTGGAGTCTATGAAAGGCAAGGTTAAAAAGCTTTGTCATATCTTTGAACCGTTAAAAGCCCCGAAATCGATCCTTAATGAGTCATTGATAGCTCAGGCTAACAAGCTTAAGTCTGTGAAATCAATGGGGCCTGAATATAATAGGTTTAACTATGGATTCAGCAATTGCGGAATTCGGTTACCGGGAACTGAGGATAAAATCGTCGTTTATTTAACGAGCTTGCGTGGTGTTCGTAGGACTTATGAGGATTGTTATGCGGTTAGAATGATATTTAGAGGTTTTAGGGTGTGGATTGATGAAAGAGATATATCTATGGATTCTGCTTATAAGAAGGAATTGCAAAATGTGTTGGGAGAGAAGAATGTGAGTTTGCCACAggtttttataagggggaatTATGTTGGTGGTGCTGAGGTGATTAAGCTAACGTTTGAGACCGGGGAGTTGGCTAAAGTTCTTGACGGGTTTCCTAGAAGAGAGCCTGGTTTTGTTTGTGAAATGTGTGGGGATGTGAGGTTTGCTCCATGTGGAAATTGTAGTGGAAGTAGGAAGGTGTTTGATGAGGATGAAGGGGTGCCTAAGCGATGCTTGGAATGCAACGAGAATGGTTTGATTCGGTGCACAAATTGCTGTTCGTGA
- the LOC126680783 gene encoding putative disease resistance RPP13-like protein 1, producing MAVALVGGSFLSAFLQVLFDRLASPEVVDFFKGRKLDDQLLKKLKIILNSVDGVLDDAEEKQINKPAVKNWLNNLKDAAYEADDLLDEIAYGVLQSKLEAGQLKKKVWNFFSSRNPFRKTLATELEQTLASLEYLVNQKDALGLRESIGQNPSSSRVPTTSLVDEFGVYGRDDDKEAIMKFLLLENENSNNPDVITIVGMAGVGKTTLAQLLYNDERVAEHFRLKGWVCVSEEFDVTRVTKDILEEVSRSKSDIHNLNQLQLEVKEIVMNQKFLLILDDVWNDQYAHWDILLAPLKFGAKGSKIVVTTRNERVALVMRSGLTHHLKELGEYHCWSLFEKHAFDGGHLDAHEDLEAIGREIVRKCKGLPLAAKTMGCLLRSKTDAEEWKKILNSKLWYLRNDNILPALGLSYHYLPSHLKRCFAYCAMFPKDYNFKRQELVFLWMAEGFLPQPDGNKELEEVGGECFNDLVSRSFFQHSSGTQPGFTMHDLIHDLAMFVSGEFSFRFDGNDMSNISRTVRHLSYTSTKRDASKKFQAIYEAKFLRTLFPLEFSQSRQHTYIDTEVFQNLLPALRCLRVLSLSHYHNIVNLPNSVGNLKHLRYLDLSSTSIEKLPEVVSALYYLQTLILHECKDLAVVPDSIGNMIHLRYLDLFQTSIKILPESMGSLCNLRTLILQGCRNLFQMPTSMGRLIHLCHLDISDTKLQEMPLEMGKLVKLQKLTHFIVGKQRGSSIKELGGLQDLHGEIYIRNLQNVANVGEASEANLKAKRLLKRLTFKWNGETENLEHDRELLEQLQPHTNLEDLYIIGYGGIDFPSWIGACSSNIVHLELNGCKNCTSLPPLGQLTSLKELSIIDFNRVVVVGGEFYGSCSSLTNTKKSFGCLRILKFERMLHWHEWLSCEHGAFPLLQELYIRECPNLTRMISDHLPSLTLTKIVGCQQLDVTSFPRAPAITGMRLYDDSRDLLLEQLSSGQLRLIVCTNQQLDPLNFILEVTSLNEIEIKIGWMMKAGSIRLKKLSSGLYRFKVYGFKSLESLNLLMKKMDELAIPLNEIEVEDCSELKLPQSNSLCLGLHSGISSPK from the exons ATGGCTGTTGCTTTGGTAGGAGGGTCTTTTCTCTCTGCTTTTCTTCAAGTTTTATTTGATAGGTTGGCTTCTCCCGAAGTAGTCGACTTCTTCAAAGGCAGAAAGCTTGATGATCAATTGCTGAAGAAGTTAAAAATAATTCTTAACTCTGTTGATGGAGTGCTTGATGATGCAGAGGAGAAGCAGATCAACAAGCCAGCTGTGAAGAACTGGCTTAATAATCTAAAAGATGCTGCCTATGAAGCTGATGACTTGTTGGATGAGATTGCATATGGAGTTCTACAATCAAAGTTGGAAGCAGGACAACTGAAAAAAAAGGTATGGAACTTTTTCTCTTCTCGTAATCCATTTAGAAAGACGCTGGCAACGGAGTTAGAACAAACCCTGGCGAGTCTTGAGTATTTAGTAAACCAAAAGGATGCTCTTGGTCTTAGAGAGAGCATTGGGCAGAATCCATCATCATCGAGGGTACCAACAACTTCGCTTGTTGATGAATTTGGTGTTTATGGTAGGGATGATGATAAAGAAGCGATAATGAAGTTTCTCCTACTGGAAAATGAAAATAGCAACAACCCGGATGTGATTACCATTGTGGGTATGGCTGGCGTTGGTAAAACGACCCTTGCTCAACTTCTCTACAATGACGAGAGGGTAGCAGAACATTTTCGTCTCAAAGGATGGGTCTGTGTCTCAGAAGAATTTGATGTTACTAGGGTTACAAAAGACATTCTTGAGGAGGTTAGTCGGAGCAAAAGTGACATTCATAATCTTAATCAGCTTCAATTAGAGGTTAAAGAGATAGTTATGAACCAAAAATTTCTACTCATTCTAGATGATGTTTGGAATGATCAGTATGCTCATTGGGACATTTTATTAGCGCCATTGAAGTTTGGGGCTAAGGGGAGCAAAATTGTTGTCACAACACGTAACGAGAGGGTAGCACTAGTTATGCGCAGTGGCTTAACTCATCATTTGAAGGAATTAGGTGAATATCATTGTTGGTCCTTGTTTGAAAAACATGCGTTTGACGGTGGACATCTTGATGCACATGAAGACTTGGAAGCAATTGGCAGAGAAATTGTGAGAAAATGCAAGGGATTACCGTTAGCTGCAAAGACAATGGGATGCCTTTTGAGATCCAAGACTGATGCAGAAGAGTGGAAGAAGATACTAAACAGCAAGTTGTGGTATTTGAGAAATGATAACATCCTTCCAGCTCTAGGGTTAAGCTATCATTATCTCCCATCACATTTGAAGCGATGTTTTGCTTATTGTGCCATGTTTCCTAAGGATTATAACTTTAAAAGGCAGGAATTGGTCTTCTTGTGGATGGCAGAGGGTTTTCTTCCACAGCCTGATGGAAATAAGGAGTTGGAAGAAGTGGGAGGGGAATGCTTTAATGACCTCGTTTCAAGGTCATTCTTTCAGCATTCAAGTGGCACCCAGCCAGGCTTCACTATGCATGACCTCATACATGACTTAGCTATGTTTGTATCAGGAGAGTTTTCCTTCAGATTCGATGGAAATGATATGAGTAACATTTCAAGAACAGTTCGTCATTTGTCATACACAAGTACGAAACGTGATGCTTCTAAGAAATTCCAGGCTATTTATGAAGCCAAGTTTTTGCGCACCTTATTTCCTTTGGAATTCTCTCAGTCGCGTCAGCATACATACATTGACACTGAGGTATTTCAAAATTTACTACCCGCATTAAGATGCTTGCGAGTATTATCTTTATCCCATTATCATAACATAGTTAATTTGCCTAATTCAGTTGGCAACTTgaaacatttaagatatttagacCTCTCTTCAACATCCATAGAAAAGTTACCAGAAGTTGTGAGTGCTTTGTACTATTTGCAAACATTAATCTTGCATGAGTGCAAAGACCTTGCTGTGGTACCTGATTCAATTGGTAATATGATTCATCTACGATACCTGGATCTCTTCCAAACATCAATCAAAATCTTGCCTGAATCTATGGGTAGTTTATGTAATTTGCGAACTCTGATACTACAAGGGTGCAGAAATCTTTTTCAGATGCCAACCAGCATGGGAAGGCTAATTCACTTGTGCCATCTTGATATATCAGACACAAAGTTGCAAGAGATGCCATTAGAAATGGGTAAACTAGTAAAGCTTCAAAAGTTGACTCATTTCATTGTAGGGAAACAGCGTGGGTCAAGCATTAAAGAGTTAGGAGGGCTTCAAGATCTACATGGTGAAATCTACATTAGGAATCTGCAGAATGTTGCTAATGTTGGCGAAGCATCAGAAGCCAATTTGAAGGCTAAGAGACTACTGAAAAGGCTGACCTTTAAATGGAATGGCGAAACGGAGAATCTAGAGCATGATAGAGAATTGCTTGAGCAATTGCAACCTCACACTAATTTGGAAGATCTTTACATTATTGGTTACGGAGGCATTGATTTTCCAAGTTGGATAGGAGCCTGTTCGTCAAATATTGTGCATTTGGAGCTCAATGGATGCAAAAATTGTACATCGTTACCACCATTGGGGCAGCTAACTTCTCTCAAAGAATTGTCGATCATAGACTTCAATAGAGTAGTGGTTGTTGGTGGAGAGTTTTACGGAAGTTGCTCATCCTTGACTAACACGAAGAAGTCATTTGGATGTCTTagaattttaaagtttgaaagGATGCTACATTGGCATGAATGGCTTTCTTGTGAACATGGAGCTTTCCCTCTCCTTCAAGAGCTATATATACGCGAGTGTCCCAATCTAACAAGGATGATATCTGATCACCTTCCATCTCTAACTTTGACGAAGATTGTAGGATGTCAACAACTAGATGTCACTTCATTTCCAAGAGCCCCAGCGATAACTGGAATGAGGTTATACGATGATTCTCGTGATTTATTGCTGGAACAACTGTCTTCTGGTCAATTACGACTCATTGTTTGCACAAATCAACAGTTGGATCCACTAAATTTTATATTGGAGGTCACTTCCCTGAACGAAATAGAAATCAAGATAGGATGGATGATGAAAGCTGGTTCTATTCGGTTGAAAAAGTTATCTTCTGGGCTATACCGATTCAAAGTTTATGGATTTAAATCCTTGGAATCATTAAATTTGCTAATGAAGAAAATGGATGAGCTAGCCATTCCCTTAAATGAAATTGAAGTAGAAGATTGCAGTGAGCTGAAGCTTCCCCAATCAAACAGTTTGTGTTTAGGACTACATTCAG GGATCAGCAGTCCGAAATGA